One window of Athalia rosae chromosome 2, iyAthRosa1.1, whole genome shotgun sequence genomic DNA carries:
- the LOC125499994 gene encoding uncharacterized protein LOC125499994, whose protein sequence is MEPESKVLVELFDPASMPWKRWLQRFDGAMTIHKITGEDKVPYILHHLGVANYAKLCDFCDDVDLYKLKYTDLIAYLASLFEDKVVEIAEAYKFHCRKQGQGESVKDYVTALKKLSQTCGFGSFLQTAIRNQFVYGLNNPAIRQRLLETETLTLEKALNVASAMELSKKENEGLSGYDESIQFVATSGRRRGSQFNDRDKSRNSNFRRGGKQFGGKKGNESFCFRCGSPDHIANKCSLDKNVKCRACGVLGHIQKVCFKTKSPHVGLLDSEYNNKQSGSESDESEPLNVIEVFGIEHPEMRDKITVKLNVNGHDVMFDHDTGAGFTLMNVDQAKAIFKHGVIYATKLTAISYCHTPIQVQGFMIVKVKYRDSIYKLNLYVTNLVRPPLLGREWMRIMRMFPFDGTNEVCNSVMEKESNIDKKTEIEKLFQKYPNLLKEDMSPIHEFKATRNRAR, encoded by the exons ATGGAACCGGAGTCAAAGGTTCTGGTTGAATTGTTCGATCCCGCCTCTATGCCATGGAAGCGATGGTTACAAAGGTTCGACGGTGCCATGACCATACATAAAATTACGGGTGAAGATAAAGTGCCTTATATTCTGCACCACTTGGGGGTTGCAAATTACGCCAAATTGTGCGATTTCTGCGATGATGTAGATCTCTACAAGCTAAAGTATACAGATTTGATCGCTTATTTGGCATCCTTGTTCGAAGATAAAGTCGTCGAGATTGCAGAAGCCTATAAATTCCACTGCAGGAAGCAAGGCCAAGGTGAATCCGTTAAAGATTATGTGACAGCACTCAAAAAGTTGTCACAGACATGTGGATTCGGGAGTTTTTTACAAACGGCGATTCGAAATCAGTTTGTTTACGGGTTAAATAACCCGGCGATTCGTCAACGTCTACTGGAAACGGAAACGCTGACCTTGGAAAAAGCGTTAAACGTCGCGTCGGCAATGGAATtgtcgaaaaaggaaaacgaaggCTTGAGTGGGTACGACGAGAGTATACAATTCGTTGCTACatcaggaagaagaagaggttcGCAGTTCAACGACCGAGATAAGTctagaaattcaaattttagaaGAGGCGGTAAGCAGTTTGGCGGTAAGAAGGGTAATgaaagtttttgttttcgttgcgGCTCCCCGGATCATATCGCAAATAAGTGTTCGTTGGACAAAAACGTAAAGTGCCGAGCATGTGGTGTCCTTGGACACATACAGAAAGTATGTTTCAAAACTAAATCGCCTCACGTTGGATTATTAGATTCCGAATATAATAACAAACAGTCGGGCTCGGAAAGCGACGAAAGTGAGCCGTTAAATGTTATCGAGGTGTTTGGTATCGAACACCCAGAAATGCGAGATAAAATTACGGTAAAGTTAAATGTAAACGGTCACGACGTTATGTTCGATCATGATACAGGCGCGGGATTTACGCTTATGAATGTTGATCAGGCAAAAGCGATTTTCAAACACGGAGTCATTTACGCGACAAAATTGACTGCTATTTCATACTGTCATACACCGATACAAGTTCAAGGTTTTATGATTGTTAAAGTAAAGTACAGAGATTCAATTTACAAATTAAACTTATATGTTACAAATTTAGTACGGCCCCCGTTGCTTGGCCGCGAATGGATGCGAATAATGCGGATGTTCCCGTTCGACGGTACAAATGAAGTGTGCAATAGCGTGATGGAAAAAGAGTCAAACATTGATAAAAAGACAGAGATTGAAAAGCTTTTTCAGAAATATCCAAATTTGCTTAAAGAGGACATGAGTCCTATTCATGAATTTAAAGCCAC TCGAAACAGAGCTcgataa